From a single Anaerolineales bacterium genomic region:
- the coaBC gene encoding bifunctional phosphopantothenoylcysteine decarboxylase/phosphopantothenate--cysteine ligase CoaBC has protein sequence MSILSGKHILLGVTGSIAAYKAADLASKLTQAGAQVDVILTGAGEKFITPLTFQSVTGRRAFTDPDLWGDEAHVMHVSLGKTADLLVIAPCTASTMAKLAHGIADNLLTVTALAAICPILIAPAMDGGMFDHPATQENLNTLLSRGCLVAGPATGHLASGLSGVGRMIEPTEILGHIRAALGKNGTLTGKRVVVTAGGTQEALDPVRVLTNRSSGKQGYALAQAAIDAGADVTLITTPTALTPPVGAKVVRVESVQEMLDALMNESADALIMAAAAADFRPKQIAKEKLKKRDGIPQIELEAAPDILKTVSGSKSGKKRFKVMVGFAAESQALLENASEKLQSKGLDLIAANDISAPDAGFAVETNRITLLFKDGEKEDLPLMSKNEAAEKIIEHVARLLE, from the coding sequence ATGTCCATCCTTTCAGGCAAACACATCCTTCTTGGCGTCACAGGGTCGATTGCCGCGTACAAAGCCGCAGACCTCGCCTCCAAACTCACGCAGGCGGGCGCGCAGGTAGATGTCATCCTGACAGGTGCGGGGGAAAAATTCATCACACCGCTCACCTTCCAATCCGTCACGGGTCGCCGCGCCTTCACCGACCCAGACCTGTGGGGCGACGAAGCGCACGTCATGCACGTCAGCCTCGGCAAAACCGCCGACCTGCTCGTCATCGCGCCCTGCACCGCCAGCACCATGGCAAAACTCGCGCACGGCATCGCGGACAACCTGCTCACGGTCACAGCCTTGGCGGCGATTTGTCCGATCCTGATCGCGCCAGCGATGGACGGCGGGATGTTCGACCATCCCGCTACGCAGGAAAATCTCAACACGCTTCTCTCTCGCGGATGTCTGGTCGCTGGACCCGCAACGGGGCACCTCGCTTCGGGTCTTTCCGGCGTGGGACGTATGATCGAACCGACGGAGATCCTCGGTCACATCCGCGCGGCGCTTGGAAAAAATGGAACACTCACTGGCAAACGAGTCGTCGTCACCGCCGGCGGCACGCAGGAAGCGCTCGACCCGGTCCGTGTGCTGACCAACCGCTCCAGCGGAAAGCAGGGCTACGCGCTCGCGCAAGCCGCCATTGACGCCGGCGCGGACGTCACGCTCATCACCACGCCGACGGCATTGACTCCGCCTGTTGGTGCGAAGGTCGTCCGCGTGGAGAGCGTGCAGGAGATGCTTGATGCGTTGATGAACGAATCCGCGGATGCGCTCATCATGGCGGCGGCAGCGGCGGACTTCCGCCCGAAGCAAATCGCCAAAGAGAAGCTGAAAAAACGGGACGGGATTCCGCAGATCGAGCTTGAGGCGGCGCCGGATATCTTGAAAACGGTATCAGGTTCAAAGTCAGGAAAGAAGCGTTTTAAGGTCATGGTCGGGTTTGCGGCGGAGAGTCAAGCCCTTCTCGAAAACGCCTCCGAGAAGTTACAATCCAAAGGTTTGGATCTCATCGCCGCCAACGACATCTCCGCGCCGGATGCGGGCTTTGCCGTTGAGACGAACCGCATCACCTTGTTGTTCAAAGACGGCGAGAAGGAAGACCTGCCGTTGATGAGCAAGAACGAAGCGGCTGAAAAAATCATCGAACACGTTGCACGGCTGTTGGAGTGA
- a CDS encoding DUF4349 domain-containing protein has translation MKRILPFSLIVIAAIVLSACGSMARQGASESAIEPMYDSAPMPMMAEAPASEEYYAGDVAQGGGGVAAANVERMIIENAEITIVVADVEARMEEIQTMATTMGGFVVSSNVYKTFRNNVEAPEATLTIRVPSESLNDALDQIKENAVEVQNETRSGQDVTAQYVDLQSRLKNLEAAERQLTDILETATETEDVVNIFNQLVYYREQIELVKGQMKYYEEAAALSAISIRIVAEATIQPIEIGGWEPQGVARDAIQDLIYFWQGFVDFLIYFVLNTVPVLITIGIPLYLVFLGVRALYRKMRGNRKKIEKVDEPEAKKKQQ, from the coding sequence ATGAAACGGATTTTGCCATTTAGTTTGATCGTCATCGCGGCGATCGTGTTATCCGCGTGCGGGAGCATGGCGCGGCAAGGCGCCTCGGAAAGCGCAATCGAGCCGATGTATGACTCCGCGCCCATGCCGATGATGGCGGAAGCCCCTGCCAGCGAAGAATATTACGCAGGCGACGTGGCTCAGGGCGGAGGCGGAGTCGCTGCCGCCAACGTCGAGCGGATGATCATCGAAAACGCCGAGATCACCATCGTCGTTGCGGACGTGGAAGCCCGCATGGAAGAGATCCAGACCATGGCAACCACCATGGGCGGTTTTGTTGTATCTTCCAATGTATATAAAACCTTCCGCAATAACGTCGAAGCGCCGGAAGCCACACTGACCATCCGCGTGCCGTCCGAGAGCCTGAACGACGCGCTGGATCAGATCAAAGAGAACGCGGTGGAAGTGCAGAACGAAACACGCTCCGGGCAGGATGTCACTGCGCAATACGTGGATCTGCAATCCCGCCTGAAGAATCTCGAAGCCGCCGAACGGCAATTGACCGACATCCTCGAGACCGCCACCGAAACCGAGGACGTGGTCAACATCTTCAATCAATTGGTTTACTATCGCGAGCAGATCGAACTCGTCAAGGGGCAGATGAAATATTACGAGGAAGCCGCCGCCCTTTCCGCCATCAGCATCCGCATCGTTGCCGAAGCGACCATCCAACCGATCGAGATCGGCGGTTGGGAGCCGCAGGGCGTCGCGCGCGACGCCATCCAGGACTTGATCTATTTCTGGCAGGGTTTTGTGGATTTCCTTATCTACTTCGTCCTGAACACCGTGCCCGTCCTGATCACCATCGGCATCCCGCTCTATCTGGTCTTCCTCGGCGTCCGCGCGCTGTACCGCAAAATGCGCGGAAACAGGAAGAAGATTGAAAAGGTCGACGAGCCCGAAGCCAAGAAAAAGCAGCAGTAA
- the rsmG gene encoding 16S rRNA (guanine(527)-N(7))-methyltransferase RsmG, with translation MDALINDARTLFNVHLTARQVMALINYEKELVEWNQKFNLTAIRDVESIRTKHFLDSYSCVLAWKGMPPLRLVDVGTGAGFPGIPLKIVYPTMHVTLVESVGKKAMFCQHIISKLGLEDVEVIQTRAETLGQNPAHRESYDYAVARAVANLNILSEYLLPLVKVGGTMLAQKGESGPAEAQSAEKAMKLLGGKLKQVIPVELPGVPDDRYLVLVDKVAATPPKYPRKAGIPMKTPL, from the coding sequence ATGGATGCCCTGATCAACGACGCCCGCACGCTTTTCAATGTCCACCTTACGGCGCGGCAGGTGATGGCGCTCATCAACTACGAGAAGGAGTTGGTGGAGTGGAATCAGAAATTCAACCTGACCGCCATTCGGGATGTGGAGTCGATCCGCACCAAGCATTTTCTGGATTCATATTCCTGCGTGCTGGCGTGGAAAGGCATGCCCCCGCTTCGCCTCGTGGACGTTGGAACTGGTGCGGGGTTCCCGGGCATTCCCCTCAAGATCGTCTATCCGACCATGCACGTTACGCTGGTGGAGTCAGTTGGCAAAAAGGCGATGTTCTGCCAGCACATCATCAGCAAGCTCGGGCTGGAGGATGTGGAGGTCATTCAGACGCGCGCGGAAACGCTGGGACAAAACCCTGCGCACCGCGAATCTTATGATTACGCTGTGGCGCGCGCGGTTGCCAACCTCAACATCCTGAGCGAATACCTGCTTCCGCTCGTCAAGGTCGGCGGGACGATGCTAGCGCAAAAAGGCGAAAGCGGACCCGCCGAGGCGCAGTCCGCTGAAAAAGCGATGAAGTTGTTGGGCGGAAAATTGAAACAGGTCATCCCCGTCGAATTGCCCGGCGTGCCCGATGACCGCTATCTTGTGCTGGTGGACAAGGTCGCCGCCACGCCGCCGAAGTATCCGCGCAAGGCGGGCATCCCGATGAAGACGCCGTTGTAA
- a CDS encoding metallophosphoesterase family protein, which yields MRILVMSDIHANFTALKAVLNDAGHVDETWCLGDLVGYGPDPNAVVEEVREIPNLTCLMGNHDVAVIGKMSLETFNGEAKRSLMHHEKVLNASNMDFIRSLPERTKVRGDATIAHGSPRDPLWEYILNALTARLNFDHFETPWCFVGHSHIQSIFAKDEKTDRVTLEYTKPDVPIQLRPKLILNPGSVGQPRDRDPRAAYAIYDTDAQTWTPRRAEYNIAEVQERIREAGLPEKHAARIAEGW from the coding sequence ATGCGTATTTTAGTCATGTCGGATATTCATGCGAATTTCACCGCGCTCAAGGCGGTCTTGAACGATGCGGGGCATGTGGACGAGACCTGGTGCCTCGGCGACCTCGTCGGGTATGGACCCGACCCGAACGCCGTGGTGGAGGAAGTGCGCGAGATCCCCAATCTCACCTGCCTGATGGGCAACCATGATGTGGCGGTGATCGGCAAGATGTCGCTGGAGACGTTCAACGGCGAGGCAAAGCGCTCGCTGATGCACCACGAAAAAGTGCTCAACGCCAGCAATATGGATTTCATCCGCTCGCTTCCCGAAAGGACAAAAGTGCGCGGCGATGCGACCATCGCGCACGGCAGTCCGCGCGACCCGCTGTGGGAATACATCCTGAACGCGCTGACCGCGCGCCTGAACTTCGACCACTTTGAAACGCCCTGGTGTTTTGTCGGACATTCACACATCCAGAGCATCTTTGCAAAGGATGAAAAGACCGACCGCGTCACCCTCGAATACACCAAGCCGGATGTTCCGATCCAACTCCGCCCGAAGCTGATCCTGAACCCCGGATCGGTCGGTCAACCCCGCGACCGTGACCCGCGCGCCGCCTACGCCATCTACGATACCGATGCACAGACCTGGACTCCGCGCCGCGCGGAATACAACATTGCCGAAGTGCAGGAGCGCATCCGCGAGGCAGGTCTGCCAGAAAAGCACGCGGCACGCATCGCGGAAGGCTGGTAG